A DNA window from Ranitomeya imitator isolate aRanImi1 chromosome 2, aRanImi1.pri, whole genome shotgun sequence contains the following coding sequences:
- the LOC138664495 gene encoding large ribosomal subunit protein uL16-like, which yields MGRRPARCYRYCKNKPYPKSRFCWGVPDPKIRMFDLGRKKSKVDEFPLCGHMVSEYEQLSSEALEAARICANKYMVKSCGKDSFHIRVCLHPFHVIRINKMLSCSGADRLQTGMRGTFGKPQGTVARVHIGQVIMSICTKTSNKEHVVEALRRAKFKFPGRQKIHIYKKWGFTKFSTENFVEMVAEKRLIPDGCGVKYIPNRGPLDHWRALHAA from the coding sequence ATGGGCCGCAGACCCGCCCGCTGTTACAGATACTGCAAAAACAAGCCCTATCCCAAATCCCGCTTCTGTTGGGGTGTCCCAGATCCTAAAATCAGGATGTTCGACTTGGGTCGTAAGAAGTCCAAGGTGGACGAGTTCCCACTATGTGGTCACATGGTCTCCGAGTATGAGCAGCTGTCATCTGAAGCTCTTGAGGCTGCCCGTATCTGTGCCAACAAGTACATGGTGAAGAGCTGTGGCAAGGACAGTTTCCACATCAGAGTGTGTCTCCACCCATTCCACGTCATCCGCATCAACAAAATGTTATCCTGCTCCGGCGCTGACAGGCTCCAGACTGGTATGCGTGGTACCTTTGGGAAACCTCAGGGCACAGTGGCCAGAGTCCACATTGGACAGGTGATCATGTCCATCTGTACCAAGACCTCAAACAAGGAGCATGTGGTGGAAGCTCTGCGCAGGGCCAAGTTCAAGTTCCCTGGACGTCAGAAGATCCACATTTACAAGAAGTGGGGCTTCACAAAGTTCAGCACAGAGAACTTTGTGGAAATGGTCGCTGAGAAGCGTCTCATTCCTGATGGCTGCGGCGTGAAGTACATCCCTAACCGAGGTCCCCTGGATCACTGGAGGGCACTGCATGCTGCATAG